A genomic stretch from Oleomonas cavernae includes:
- a CDS encoding ABC transporter permease, translated as MGLPLARPALVTGVTLSLMEALGDFGTVQYFAVDTFSAGIFRTWLGLGDPISAMHLSAMLLLAIAVLMVGERYARGAARFHHTSTRYRPLPSLALHGLGAFGAAVACALPILLGFVLPALALGIWALGEGGMGLAQFFTYARNTLTVAAPTAVLAVALAVLLGYGRRLGMGPAGRFAIRVAALGYAIPGAVIAVGVLVPVAAFDNAVDAWMRANVGLSTGLLLTGSLTALIFAYLVRILAVAFNTIEAGLDKVTPNMDAAARSLGRSPLDTLHRVHLPMMRASLTTAGLLVFVEVMKELPATLMMRPFNFDTLSVKAYELASDERLSEAALPALAIVLVGVLPVILMSRAIARSRPGSGAVAGE; from the coding sequence TTGGGGCTGCCGCTGGCCCGCCCGGCCCTGGTGACCGGCGTCACATTGTCGCTGATGGAGGCCCTGGGCGATTTCGGTACCGTGCAATACTTCGCCGTCGACACCTTTTCGGCCGGCATTTTCCGCACCTGGCTGGGCCTGGGCGATCCCATTTCGGCCATGCATCTTTCGGCGATGCTGCTGCTGGCCATCGCCGTCTTGATGGTGGGCGAGCGCTATGCCCGGGGTGCTGCGCGCTTCCATCACACCTCCACCCGCTATCGGCCTTTGCCCAGCCTGGCCCTGCACGGCCTGGGCGCCTTCGGGGCCGCGGTGGCCTGTGCCCTGCCGATTCTGCTGGGTTTCGTCCTGCCGGCCCTGGCCCTGGGGATCTGGGCGCTGGGCGAAGGCGGGATGGGCCTGGCCCAATTCTTCACCTATGCCCGCAATACCTTGACGGTGGCGGCGCCGACCGCCGTTCTCGCGGTCGCGCTGGCCGTGCTGCTGGGCTATGGGCGCCGCTTAGGGATGGGGCCGGCCGGCCGCTTCGCCATCCGGGTCGCCGCCCTGGGCTACGCCATTCCGGGGGCGGTGATCGCCGTCGGGGTGCTGGTGCCGGTGGCAGCCTTCGACAACGCGGTCGACGCCTGGATGCGGGCCAATGTCGGCCTTTCCACCGGCCTGCTGCTGACGGGCTCGCTGACCGCGCTGATCTTTGCCTATCTGGTGCGCATCCTGGCGGTGGCGTTCAACACGATCGAGGCCGGCCTGGACAAGGTTACCCCCAACATGGACGCCGCCGCGCGCAGCTTAGGGAGGAGCCCGCTGGACACGCTGCACCGGGTGCATCTGCCGATGATGCGCGCCAGCCTGACGACGGCCGGGCTGCTGGTCTTCGTCGAGGTCATGAAGGAATTGCCGGCGACCTTGATGATGCGCCCCTTCAACTTCGACACGCTGTCGGTAAAGGCCTATGAACTGGCCAGCGATGAACGACTGTCGGAAGCGGCCCTGCCGGCGCTGGCGATCGTTCTCGTCGGCGTCCTGCCGGTAATCTTGATGAGTCGCGCCATCGCCCGTTCCAGGCCTGGATCGGGTGCCGTGGCCGGGGAATAG
- a CDS encoding ABC transporter permease — protein MALSDLRPSAGFPWSRNRRPFNGWALLAWAVAILFALPVITVASAALTPAGEMWLHLSETVLPRYITNSLLLMAGVGVGTAVIGAGTAWLVTMCSFPGRRLFEWALFLPMAVPAYVLAYTYTGLFDVAGPVQETLRDLTGWAVRDYWFPEIRSLPGAVAMMVLVLYPYVYLVTRAAFLEQSVCVLEIGRTLGCSPWGRSGAWGCRWPARPW, from the coding sequence TTGGCCCTTTCGGATCTCCGCCCGTCGGCGGGCTTTCCCTGGTCGCGCAACCGCCGGCCGTTCAACGGCTGGGCGCTGCTGGCCTGGGCTGTTGCGATCCTGTTCGCGCTGCCGGTGATAACCGTCGCCTCGGCCGCGCTGACCCCGGCCGGCGAGATGTGGCTGCACCTGAGCGAAACCGTGCTGCCGCGCTACATTACCAACAGCCTTCTGCTGATGGCCGGCGTCGGCGTCGGCACCGCAGTGATCGGGGCCGGGACCGCCTGGCTGGTTACCATGTGCAGCTTTCCCGGGCGTCGGCTGTTCGAATGGGCCCTTTTCCTGCCCATGGCGGTGCCGGCCTATGTCCTCGCCTATACCTACACCGGCCTGTTCGACGTGGCGGGGCCGGTGCAGGAGACGCTGCGCGACCTGACCGGCTGGGCGGTGCGCGACTATTGGTTCCCCGAGATCCGCTCGCTGCCGGGTGCCGTCGCGATGATGGTGCTGGTGCTTTATCCTTATGTCTATCTGGTGACGCGGGCGGCTTTCCTTGAACAATCGGTCTGTGTGCTGGAGATCGGCCGCACCCTGGGCTGCTCGCCCTGGGGGCGTTCTGGCGCTTGGGGCTGCCGCTGGCCCGCCCGGCCCTGGTGA